The following coding sequences lie in one Notolabrus celidotus isolate fNotCel1 chromosome 6, fNotCel1.pri, whole genome shotgun sequence genomic window:
- the ano10b gene encoding anoctamin-10, producing the protein MSVSRGEEGVFGGRGETAQCPEDKMETVSKVSTTTVGPGWTKVSCPCCVSEKVEPMVLVKLGEKVRPETKRWLIRLIGTPQKDGGAGLLGHPGEDADSDIIMVSAPRCTLLRATEDLSLCKTYCNGDMEAFSYKNRHNFKDSDNMETFLTLAERQYIVKYELDSLWAQKDLRIPGLPDSHTLQRRDNIWRKLESAGVIKDMFPLHNEDQLKDLSEAWYAGNQLAQPLDGVNRYFGSSVALYFSFLDCYTWSLLPPAILGLAITYFSGEVQNEMVDSISGSGAKVDEGDPEPAVSGHIIQALFSMLWSTVVMEMWKRRSSSLSFRWGTLHLAERFAEPRPAFKGTLGVNPVTGRMEPLFPEWQRDVRMALVSLPAVGMFLGLVVLGMLCFYWGEAKTNQLHKDWDSLLSQTLLYVPSVLHIVYTNVLATVYKMMAQMLTEYENHREESAFQKHLTAKVLVFTFFNYFAVLFHIAFFKQDVPMLRKRLASLLIVTQLINQVTEVVIPFLVDRFITATSRTESEDEPEVDKFRKQSTMPVFPGLFAEYIELLVQFGYLSLFSCVYPLTAVLLLINNLTEIRSDAYKICKLFRKPFSPPVANMGVWQTAFEVLSFVSVVSNCWLLLLSPRLQELFYEGGMSTTNVLLLAVLVEHVLILVKVVLTVLIPDEPDWIRKKREHIEYTSMQALRQQKLLAEET; encoded by the exons ATGAGTGTGTCTCGTGGTGAAGAAGGTGTCTTTGGAGGCAGAGGTGAAACAGCTCAGTGCCCAGAGGATAAGATGGAAACAGTGAGCAAAGTGAGCACCACCACCGTGGGACCAGGCTGGACCAAAGTTAGCTGCCCTTGCTGTGTATCAGAGAAGGTGGAGCCCATGGTTTTGGTAAAGCTTGGAGAGAAAGTTCGCCCTGAGACAAAAAGGTGGCTCATCAGACTCATAGGAACTCCTCAGAAAGATGGAG GTGCTGGATTGCTAGGCCACCCAGGTGAGGACGCCGACAGTGACATCATCATGGTTTCTGCTCCACGCTGCACGCTGCTCAGAGCCACGGAGGACTTAAGTCTTTGTAAGACTTACTGCAACGGGGACATGGAAGCCTTCTCCTACAAGAACAGACATAATTTTAAGGATTCAG ACAACATGGAGACGTTCCTGACCCTTGCAGAGAGACAGTACATAGTGAAGTATGAGCTGGACAGTTTGTGGGCGCAGAAAGACCTGAGAATCCCCGGCCTTCCTGACAGCCACACACTGCAACGCCGAGATAACATAT GGAGGAAACTTGAGTCAGCGGGTGTTATCAAGGACATGTTTCCACTCCACAATGAAGACCAACTGAAAGATCTCAGTGAAGCCTGGTACGCTGGAAATCAGCTGGCTCAGCCACTAG ATGGAGTAAACAGGTATTTTGGAAGCTCAGTGGCTTTGTACTTCAGCTTCCTGGATTGCTACACCTGGTCTTTGCTTCCACCTGCAATACTTGGCCTGGCTATAACATATTTCTCAG GGGAGGTTCAAAATGAGATGGTGGACTCAATCTCAGGTTCAGGGGCCAAAGTCGATGAAGGTGACCCTGAACCAGCGGTCTCCGGTCACATCATCCAGGCTTTGTTCAGCATGCTCTGGTCCACTGTGGTCATGGAGATGTGGAAGCGCCGCAGCTCTTCCCTGTCTTTCCGCTGGGGGACCCTTCACCTGGCAGAGCGCTTTGCAGAGCCCCGACCTGCTTTCAAAGGCACACTCGGGGTCAACCCTGTGACGGGTCGTATGGAGCCGCTCTTTCCTGAGTGGCAGAGGGATGTGCGTATGGCGCTGGTGTCTCTCCCTGCAGTTGGGATGTTTCTAG GGTTAGTGGTTCTGGGTATGCTTTGTTTCTATTGGGGAGAGGCCAAGACGAACCAGCTACATAAAGACTGGGACTCCTTGCTGTCTCAGACTTTGCTCTACGTGCCCTCCGTGCTTCACATCGTCTATACAAACGTGCTGGCAACTGTTTACAAGATGATGGCGCAAATGCTGACTGAGTACG AAAACCACAGAGAGGAGTCCGCCTTTCAGAAGCATCTGACAGCCAAAGTCTTGGTG TTCACCTTCTTCAACTACTTTGCGGTGCTCTTCCACATTGCATTCTTCAAGCAGGATGTGCCCATGCTCCGTAAG CGTCTAGCATCTCTGCTGATAGTGACCCAGCTGATTAACCAGGTGACAGAGGTGGTCATACCTTTTCTGGTGGACAGGTTCATCACTGCCACCTCGAGGACGGAGAGTGAAGATGAACCCGAGGTGGATAAATTTAGAAAGCAAAGCACCATGCCTGTCTTCCCT GGCCTTTTTGCAGAGTACATCGAGCTTCTGGTGCAGTTTGGGTATCTGAGTCTTTTCTCCTGCGTGTATCCTCTGACAGCCGTACTTCTTCTCATCAATAACCTGACGGAGATCCGATCAGACGCCTACAAAATCTGCAAACTCTTTCGCAAACCCTTCTCTCCCCCTGTGGCTAACATGGGCGTGTGGCAG ACTGCTTTTGAGGTCCTCAGTTTTGTCTCTGTGGTGTCAAActgctggctgctgctgctctcgcCGCGCCTACAAGAGCTGTTTTACGAGGGGGGGATGAGCACCACCAATGTTCTGCTGTTGGCTGTTCTGGTCGAG CATGTGCTGATCCTAGTTAAGGTGGTTTTGACAGTCCTGATCCCTGATGAACCGGACTGGATAcgaaagaagagagagcacattgaATACACGTCCATGCAGGCCTTGAGACAACAG AAGCTGCTTGCCGAGGAGACCTGA